Proteins encoded within one genomic window of Formosa agariphila KMM 3901:
- a CDS encoding ligand-binding sensor domain-containing protein: protein MRKKHVVCIILLWVSYINGQNSETLQVNYLGQEQGLLQLNTKTLALDDMGYLWVGTEDGLHRFNGYEFKSYISNPNDSTTISDDHIRGLVTINDTLWVATNSKGIQGYQRSENKFFSLFSNSNTPDLNNAYKVFELNNELLLFSVKNNFILFDRKLKTHEIIRLPNESIENKVEDIHVVNQNNVWLATKESGVLVLSLRDNTISPLPIFNSKSVSCFIDSKDVIYIGSEQGVEVYNKTLGTLNKTTIETGVDGFYKINDFEYYVNSENGILKYNSITDRFKSVVFQNLKENKQYTSVSFTQVLGDNKGNIWFGTQGEGLLHHNRFQNKFESFRVELPELYENQRISVFPIQKENDSTLWLGTYAGTVKYNLKTQESLLYDTGKGDITYDFFKDEYGTLWVGSITAGLMKYDAVNDTFKQWLHEDSETSLKDNEVLKIIPISKDKLWICTWSGGINEFDIITETFKPVLLDGLQIDRARSAIIDSKNHIWLGTDNGLYEIESNNILNHYTDNKNDSLRITNNRVFAISEDEQGHIWVGTSSGLTHINTETQKSDLYFKQKEFLNDFVYGLIIDSNNRVWMSTNFGLSVFNPEDKTFKNYTKEDGLQDNEFNGKSFFKDNNDLLYFGGINGFNIINPNQVVDNPYVPDVYLESVELFNQPIERNEMFKDTLQFKSAENVLTFNFSAINYLNPNKCSYQYKLENFDEDWSPVTKKKNVTYTNLNPGRYTLKIKVSNDVGQWNSKFKTVQLIIIPPWYLDTWFKGLVIGLFLLSGIVYYKVKTSLLKRDKVKLAALVDSRTQDLIQKNIELNTSHSVMLEQKNNIEFLMKELNHRVKNNLQIISSLLNMQAKNVEEQEVKDVLNIAKNRILTISYIQNDLVSNDDAVNVGVFLKNFSKKIINLLSDQETQKFKLIFQLEPDCICDINTTLLGLILNELITNTYKYAFKTVSPNHILKISCTHSKEGLKITVADNGVGYSVYAIRTNTLGLDLVNTMVQQLDGTIKVSTNNGVENVIQLPC, encoded by the coding sequence TTGAGAAAAAAACACGTCGTATGTATAATACTTTTATGGGTTAGTTATATAAATGGACAAAATTCTGAAACATTACAAGTTAATTATTTAGGGCAAGAACAAGGACTTTTACAGTTAAACACAAAAACTCTTGCTTTAGACGACATGGGCTATTTATGGGTAGGAACAGAAGATGGTTTACATCGGTTTAATGGCTACGAGTTTAAAAGCTACATCTCAAATCCAAATGATAGTACTACCATTTCAGACGACCATATTCGTGGTTTAGTAACCATTAATGATACTCTGTGGGTCGCCACAAATTCTAAAGGAATACAAGGGTATCAACGGTCTGAAAACAAGTTTTTTTCACTCTTTAGTAATTCCAATACACCCGATTTAAATAACGCATATAAAGTATTTGAGCTTAATAATGAATTGTTATTATTTTCAGTAAAAAATAATTTTATACTATTCGATAGAAAGCTCAAAACACATGAAATTATACGTCTTCCAAACGAATCTATTGAAAATAAAGTAGAAGATATTCATGTTGTAAATCAAAATAATGTTTGGTTGGCTACTAAGGAATCTGGGGTTTTAGTTTTGAGTTTAAGAGATAATACCATTTCACCGTTACCAATATTTAATAGCAAATCTGTATCATGTTTTATAGATAGTAAAGATGTAATTTATATAGGGTCAGAACAAGGTGTTGAGGTTTATAATAAAACTTTAGGAACCCTAAATAAAACCACAATAGAAACAGGTGTTGATGGCTTTTATAAAATAAACGATTTTGAATATTATGTGAATTCAGAAAATGGAATTCTTAAATACAATTCAATAACAGATCGTTTTAAGTCGGTTGTTTTTCAAAATTTAAAAGAAAACAAACAATATACCTCAGTAAGTTTTACGCAAGTTTTAGGCGATAACAAAGGTAATATTTGGTTTGGTACGCAAGGCGAAGGATTGCTTCATCACAATAGGTTTCAAAATAAATTTGAAAGTTTTAGAGTTGAATTGCCTGAGTTGTATGAAAATCAGCGTATAAGTGTATTTCCAATTCAAAAAGAAAACGACTCCACATTGTGGTTAGGAACGTATGCTGGTACTGTTAAATATAATCTTAAAACTCAAGAATCTCTTTTGTACGACACGGGAAAAGGAGACATTACCTACGATTTTTTCAAAGATGAATATGGTACCCTTTGGGTGGGTAGTATTACAGCTGGTTTAATGAAATATGATGCTGTTAACGATACTTTTAAACAGTGGTTGCATGAAGATTCTGAAACGAGTTTAAAAGATAACGAGGTGCTTAAAATTATTCCAATATCTAAAGATAAACTTTGGATTTGTACGTGGTCTGGAGGTATTAACGAATTTGATATTATTACCGAAACATTTAAACCCGTCTTGCTAGATGGTTTACAAATTGATCGTGCAAGATCAGCTATAATCGACTCTAAAAATCATATTTGGTTGGGTACAGATAACGGTCTTTACGAAATAGAGTCTAATAACATTCTAAATCATTATACAGATAATAAGAACGATAGTTTAAGAATTACGAATAATAGAGTGTTTGCTATTTCTGAAGATGAGCAAGGACATATATGGGTTGGCACAAGCTCTGGATTAACACATATTAATACAGAAACTCAAAAATCAGATTTGTATTTTAAACAGAAAGAGTTTTTAAACGATTTTGTTTACGGCCTTATAATAGATAGCAATAATAGGGTTTGGATGAGTACCAATTTTGGTTTGTCTGTATTTAATCCTGAAGACAAAACCTTTAAAAACTATACAAAAGAAGATGGTTTACAGGATAATGAATTCAATGGGAAATCGTTCTTTAAAGATAATAATGATCTATTGTATTTTGGAGGTATAAATGGGTTTAATATTATAAATCCGAACCAAGTGGTCGATAATCCTTATGTACCAGATGTCTATCTAGAATCTGTAGAACTATTTAATCAGCCAATAGAAAGAAACGAAATGTTTAAAGATACGTTACAGTTTAAAAGTGCAGAAAATGTACTCACTTTTAACTTTTCGGCAATAAATTATTTAAACCCAAATAAATGTTCGTATCAATATAAACTTGAAAATTTTGATGAGGATTGGAGTCCAGTTACAAAAAAGAAAAATGTAACCTATACAAATTTAAATCCAGGACGGTATACCTTAAAAATAAAAGTATCTAACGATGTGGGGCAATGGAATTCGAAATTTAAAACTGTTCAGTTAATAATTATTCCGCCTTGGTATCTTGATACTTGGTTTAAAGGGCTTGTTATTGGACTCTTTTTATTGTCTGGAATTGTGTATTATAAGGTGAAAACCTCTCTCTTAAAAAGAGATAAAGTAAAGTTAGCAGCTCTTGTAGATTCACGAACACAAGATTTAATTCAGAAAAATATAGAGTTAAATACATCGCATTCGGTGATGTTAGAGCAAAAAAATAATATAGAATTCTTGATGAAAGAGCTAAACCATCGGGTTAAAAATAATCTTCAAATAATTTCTAGTTTGTTAAATATGCAAGCTAAAAATGTTGAAGAGCAAGAGGTGAAAGACGTTTTAAATATTGCCAAAAATAGAATCTTAACCATTTCGTATATTCAGAATGATTTGGTTTCAAATGATGATGCTGTAAACGTTGGAGTTTTTCTGAAGAATTTCTCTAAGAAAATAATTAATCTATTATCCGATCAAGAAACGCAAAAGTTTAAACTGATTTTTCAATTAGAACCTGATTGTATTTGCGATATAAATACCACTTTATTGGGGTTAATTTTAAATGAATTAATAACGAACACTTATAAATATGCCTTTAAAACAGTTAGCCCTAATCATATTTTAAAAATAAGTTGTACGCATTCTAAAGAAGGACTAAAAATTACTGTGGCCGATAATGGTGTAGGGTATTCAGTATACGCTATTAGAACTAATACGTTGGGTTTAGACTTAGTAAATACAATGGTGCAGCAGTTAGATGGTACAATAAAAGTGTCTACTAATAATGGCGTAGAAAATGTGATACAATTACCCTGTTAA
- a CDS encoding response regulator transcription factor, producing MRHILLIEDELIVAMDIKKSLEKESENVVVSARNYKQAKQAFLETDFNIIICDINLNDVKDGIEIIEELMLIKEVPVVYLTAYDNTEILTRAKETVPYAYLLKPFNEMQLKMTIDLADLNFRKKEEGFIALEENLSKLEDLTKREKEVLLVVATGKTSKEIGESLNISQHTVDQHKKNIKKKLKLRILS from the coding sequence ATGAGACATATATTATTAATTGAAGACGAACTGATTGTTGCAATGGATATTAAGAAATCCTTGGAAAAAGAAAGTGAAAATGTCGTAGTTTCTGCTCGAAATTATAAGCAAGCCAAACAGGCCTTTCTTGAAACAGATTTCAATATTATAATTTGTGATATTAATTTAAATGATGTTAAAGATGGCATTGAAATTATAGAGGAATTAATGCTAATTAAAGAAGTTCCAGTCGTGTATTTAACAGCATACGATAATACTGAAATATTAACTAGAGCAAAAGAAACCGTGCCTTATGCATACTTACTAAAACCATTTAACGAAATGCAGTTAAAAATGACTATAGATTTAGCCGATTTAAATTTCAGAAAAAAGGAAGAAGGTTTTATTGCTCTCGAAGAAAATCTTAGTAAACTAGAAGACCTTACAAAACGTGAAAAGGAGGTGCTGCTAGTCGTAGCTACAGGAAAAACAAGTAAAGAAATTGGTGAAAGCTTAAATATTTCTCAGCATACTGTAGACCAACATAAAAAGAATATTAAGAAAAAACTTAAATTAAGGATACTATCCTAA